The DNA window CTTAGAAGAAGGGAATGAAAACGCTCAAATTGTTTTTGATTTATTGGAAGACCCTAACGAATTTTTATCAACTGTTCAAATTGGAATTTCACTTATTGGTGTTTTAACTGGGGCTTTTGGAGGAGTAACATTAGCAAAACCTCTTTCACAACTAATTTCATTTGTGCCTTACAGCGAACCGATAAGTGTAGCCATTGTCGTTATTGTAACCACTTATTTAACATTGGTCGTTGGAGAAATTGTTCCAAAAGTTATTGCTCTTAATGACCCTGAAAGAGTTTCACTAAAAGTTGCAAAAAGCATGGTAATCCTATCAAAAATTTCAAAACCAGCTAGTTATGTTCTTGCAAAATCAAGCAGCTTTCTATTATGGTTATTGAGAATCGAAAATAGAAATGACGATCTTGTTACTGAAGAAGAAATCGAATTGATGATTAAAGAAGGAAGAGAAGACGGAACCATAGAAAAAGAAGAGGAAGACATTATCAAAAGGGTTTTCAAACTTGATGACCAAAAAGTTGAAACCATAATGACTCCACGTAATGAAGTCATTTGGATTGATTTGGAAGACGACAGAGAAATCAATAAAGTAAAAATTATTGAAAGCAGAAGGTCAATTTTTCCAATAGCTCATGGTGAATTGGATGACTTTATTGGAGTAGTTCAAGCAAAAGACATCCTTTCTGCAATGTTTAGTGGAGAAAAATTTGATATTAATAAAATCGTTAAAGAACCACTGGTTGTATCCGAACATATGGAAACATTGGAACTGCTTAAAGAATTTAAGGAAAATCAGGAATATGTTCATATGTCCCTTGTTGTAGACGAATTTGGAAGTGTTGAAGGATTAATTACCTTAAACGACTTGCTTGAAGGAATTGTAGGGGACATTCCAGGTATTGATGAAGACGATGAACCTAAAGCTGTTCAAAGAGATGACGGCACATGGTTAATTGATGGAAGATACAATATTGAAGA is part of the uncultured Methanobrevibacter sp. genome and encodes:
- a CDS encoding hemolysin family protein is translated as MIGTTLEIIIILILIILTGYLSMAELAVVSVRKAKMQKYLEEGNENAQIVFDLLEDPNEFLSTVQIGISLIGVLTGAFGGVTLAKPLSQLISFVPYSEPISVAIVVIVTTYLTLVVGEIVPKVIALNDPERVSLKVAKSMVILSKISKPASYVLAKSSSFLLWLLRIENRNDDLVTEEEIELMIKEGREDGTIEKEEEDIIKRVFKLDDQKVETIMTPRNEVIWIDLEDDREINKVKIIESRRSIFPIAHGELDDFIGVVQAKDILSAMFSGEKFDINKIVKEPLVVSEHMETLELLKEFKENQEYVHMSLVVDEFGSVEGLITLNDLLEGIVGDIPGIDEDDEPKAVQRDDGTWLIDGRYNIEEFKKLFDFNDTLPDEEEDNYTTLAGFILSISGTIPDEKDKYECGRFIFEIIDIDGHQIDKVLVTDLGPQEEENKEE